In the genome of Montipora foliosa isolate CH-2021 chromosome 3, ASM3666993v2, whole genome shotgun sequence, one region contains:
- the LOC137996115 gene encoding uncharacterized protein encodes MSFRPNATFGSDEAISAMMTCIADIRDWMISDKLMLNDSKTEILLIGTRQQLRKVDLDALQIGTSTVPLTSSAVRNLGAWFDPELTMNTHVNKLCSAAYFHLYNLRRIRKYLTQQTCEKLVHAFVTSRIDYCNSLLYGLPAKQLDKIQRVQNTAARIIFRLPKFCHITPTLFSLHWLPVRYRIDFKICLLTFKAIHGFAPSYLCELITVKESQRYSLRSSSELLLRMPSRITKKTLGDRAFQVSAPCLWNSLPGELRRKNDLEEFKRHLKAHLFSKAYL; translated from the coding sequence ATGTCGTTTCGTCCCAATGCAACCTTTGGGTCTGATGAAGCGATCTCTGCTATGATGACTTGCATCGCAGATATAAGGGACTGGATGATATCCGACAAGTTGATGCTAAATGACAGTAAGACTGAGATCTTGCTTATTGGCACACGCCAACAGTTGCGCAAGGTTGATCTTGATGCTCTTCAGATTGGCACATCAACAGTGCCTCTAACTAGCTCAGCTGTTAGGAACCTAGGCGCATGGTTTGATCCAGAACTTACTATGAACACGCACGTGAACAAACTATGCAGTGCAGCATATTTTCATTTGTACAACTTAAGGCGCATTCGTAAGTATCTAACGCAGCAGACGTGTGAGAAGCTAGTGCATGCTTTTGTTACAAGTCGAATTGattactgtaacagtttgtTGTATGGTTTGCCCGCCAAGCAGCTAGATAAGATTCAGCGTGTACAAAACACGGCGGCGCGCATCATTTTTAGACTTCCAAAGTTTTGTCATATCACCCCAACACTTTTTAGCTTGCACTGGCTGCCAGTAAGATATCGAATCGATTTTAAGATCTGTCTTTTAACTTTCAAGGCCATACACGGATTTGCTCCCAGCTACCTATGTGAGCTAATCACAGTCAAAGAGAGCCAACGTTACAGTCTCAGGTCCTCTAGTGAGCTCTTGCTTCGCATGCCGAGTCGCATCACCAAAAAGACTCTTGGTGACAGGGCATTTCAAGTCTCGGCCCCATGCTTATGGAATTCACTTCCTGGAGAGCTGCGACGCAAGAATGACCTAGAGGAGTTCAAGCGCCATCTAAAAGCgcatcttttttcaaaggctTATTTATAG